The following proteins are encoded in a genomic region of Brachypodium distachyon strain Bd21 chromosome 1, Brachypodium_distachyon_v3.0, whole genome shotgun sequence:
- the LOC100821791 gene encoding methyl-CpG-binding domain-containing protein 2: MMTFRDHNPETSLVHSRKSQPSKKKLRKLSDDVEVQIIDDDDDSKQLVLYNAEIAQDKEGVEVTEPIHQSSPLQQRFPKARYGHASILPSIGAYTVQCADCFKWRIVPTKEKYEELRETICEELFVCARACEWNRVLSCNDPEDMSQDGSRVWAIDKPSIAQPPPGWDRDVRIRGEGSSKFADVYYTSPSGKKLRSLVEIGRYLAENPHYIQQGASLSQFSFAIPKPLQEDYVKKRTHAAHGLPELPEVVEANPLCWAAPPTRKELLKLGTSASNPFDLDLDQPTSALNPTNLDQPGWFKSPAVHTKKRTPRYTLSPSSFPKRTLKQALSPSTAPKKRTLKQVPSPSIEHPTASSSWSLKDQPGGPPSDIEHVLL; this comes from the exons ATGATGACTTTTCGAGATCATAACCCTGAGACTAGTTTAGTTCATTCTCGCAAGTCTCAGCCTTCAAAGAAGAAGCTCCGTAAGTTATCGGATGATGTTGAAGTACAAATcatcgatgatgatgatgattcaAAGCAGCTTGTCCTTTACAATGCCGAGATCGCACAGGATAAGGAAGGGGTTGAAGTTACTGAGCCTATACATCAATCCAGTCCACTGCAGCAAAGATTCCCAAAGGCAAGATATGGACATGCCTCAATTTTACCTTCTATCGGTGCTTATACTGTGCAGTGTGCTGACTGTTTCAAGTGGAGGATCGTTCCAACAAAGGAAAAATATGAAGAGCTACGTGAGACTATCTGTGAGGAACTTTTTGTGTGTGCAAGGGCTTGTGAGTGGAACCGCGTTTTATCATGTAATGACCCAGAAGATATGTCACAAGATGGAAGTCGGGTGTGGGCAATTGATAAGCCAAGCATTGCCCAACCTCCTCCTGGCTGGGATAGGGACGTCAGAATCAGGGGGGAGGGTTCCAGCAAATTTGCAGATGT GTATTACACTTCTCCATCTGGAAAGAAGTTAAGGTCATTGGTTGAAATTGGGAG GTATTTGGCAGAGAACCCACACTACATTCAGCAAGGGGCTAGTTTATCTCAGTTTTCTTTTGCTATCCCCAAACCTCTGCAAGAAGACTATGTCAAGAAGCGTACACATGCAGCTCATGGACTACCAGAGCTTCCGGAGGTGGTTGAAG CAAATCCGTTGTGTTGGGCAGCGCCTCCTACTCGCAAGGAACTTCTTAAACTGGGCACTTCAGCTTCAAATCCATTCGACCTTGACCTCGACCAGCCAACGTCAGCTTTAAACCCCACCAACCTCGACCAGCCCGGGTGGTTTAAATCACCAGCTGTGCACACCAAGAAGCGAACTCCGAGATACACATTGTCCCCATCAAGCTTCCCCAAGAGAACTCTAAAGCAAGCGTTGTCGCCATCAACCGCTCCCAAGAAGAGAACTCTGAAGCAAGTCCCGTCTCCATCAATCGAGCATCCAACGGCCTCATCCAGTTGGTCACTCAAAGATCAACCTGGAGGGCCCCCAAGCGACATCGAACATGTGCTACTCTGA